A genomic segment from Rubrobacter tropicus encodes:
- a CDS encoding PLD nuclease N-terminal domain-containing protein, whose translation MAKTRWSELSDREKTAVLTVGSVQISLLLTALADIYRRPAGEIRGNKWAWVAVSFVNFIGPISYFTFGRKR comes from the coding sequence TTGGCGAAAACCAGGTGGAGCGAACTGAGCGACAGAGAGAAAACCGCGGTCCTGACGGTAGGTTCGGTCCAGATCTCGCTGCTCCTGACGGCCCTCGCGGACATCTACCGGCGTCCGGCGGGGGAGATCCGGGGCAACAAATGGGCGTGGGTGGCCGTCTCCTTCGTCAACTTCATAGGCCCGATCTCCTACTTCACGTTCGGGCGCAAGCGGTGA